A window of Solanum stenotomum isolate F172 chromosome 3, ASM1918654v1, whole genome shotgun sequence contains these coding sequences:
- the LOC125860869 gene encoding inositol polyphosphate multikinase beta-like: MLKIPPHQVAGHQAGNGKLGPLVDESGRFYKPLQGDERGSNELKFYTSFSSNSRILEHISKFFPTFYGTQLIEASDGSGLKPHLVLEDLSVGRVNPSIVDIKIGSRTWAPEASEEYIQKCLKKDRETSSLPLGFRLSGIQIYGNRESGYWKPERTSMQNLPAEEVKLILKKFVSSNTSTDMDLQPDCAFAATVYGGSTGILSQLLEMKAWFEDQTMYHFYSCSILIMFEKGLALEGQNPGGQIKLIDFAHVIEGRGVIDHNFLGSLCSLIKFISEILTDPNEHKSLVSSVNGVN, from the coding sequence ATGCTTAAGATCCCTCCCCACCAAGTTGCAGGGCACCAAGCAGGCAACGGGAAGCTTGGTCCCCTTGTGGATGAATCAGGACGTTTCTACAAGCCTCTCCAAGGCGATGAACGAGGGTCCAATGAGCTCAAATTCTACACATCATTCTCTTCTAACAGTAGGATTTTAGAACACATCTCCAAATTCTTCCCCACCTTTTATGGCACTCAGCTCATAGAGGCATCTGATGGATCTGGGTTGAAACCCCACTTAGTTTTAGAGGATCTCTCTGTTGGTCGAGTCAATCCATCAATTGTTGATATTAAAATAGGTTCAAGAACCTGGGCACCAGAAGCATCTGAGGAGTACATCCAGAAGTGTTTGAAAAAAGATAGAGAGACATCGAGCCTTCCCTTAGGATTCAGGCTATCAGGGATACAAATCTATGGAAACAGAGAATCTGGTTACTGGAAACCTGAAAGAACTTCCATGCAGAACCTTCCTGCAGAGGAAGTCAAGTTAATCCTGAAaaagtttgtttcttctaacacatcGACTGACATGGACTTGCAACCAGATTGTGCTTTTGCAGCAACTGTTTATGGCGGTTCTACTGGCATTTTATCACAGCTACTAGAGATGAAAGCGTGGTTCGAGGATCAAACGATGTACCATTTTTATTCTTGCTCAATCCTGATAATGTTTGAAAAGGGACTTGCATTGGAAGGACAGAATCCAGGTGGACAAATCAAGTTAATTGATTTTGCTCACGTTATTGAAGGAAGAGGTGTAATTGATCATAACTTCTTGGGGAGTCTCTGCTCTTTGATCAAGTTCATATCTGAAATTCTTACTGATCCAAATGAACACAAGAGCCTCGTTTCCTCTGTTAATGGTGTCAACTAA